One stretch of Xiphophorus hellerii strain 12219 chromosome 21, Xiphophorus_hellerii-4.1, whole genome shotgun sequence DNA includes these proteins:
- the phc3 gene encoding polyhomeotic-like protein 3 isoform X6, protein MMDKELVQQSQSEQAANGPAPSIPTTPTPPRLIPNPMLLDSPAPTLTPTTASPPPPLTPAPSISLAQGPKAAAAAGGGASSPHTLIPAPPKLTSTAAPTLRTYSRSLLPSPASRASPSSSSVVTATAASPVASSSSAATHGSTTTSTKTSSGLTNGNARGGPTSPPITPFHTPASPPGRQAQQPHPVGTPGLARANQIASPLRQRVSQQTLLLGKGLKGSGQDQVLLRAQMLILTSAMRPAQPPSSSSSSSSSVPSSSPASAQLQSLTLRPPPPGTLTIPPSLRLKPSSMAPPPLSRPGAPVFPPLRPRPQPSATATESPTAPGRHRSVLPPTLYSPVRAVPLRPRLHSPSSHRATTPRQSLHPIAAAPSSQVTSVSKQLTGLKSSPLTQTVLGPSPSQHSLLSSSNHFERSPSAARQLQMIALSSSQQPQAGTYVHPAAQSKPAELPERSSQSKKTANKDDLNPLPLSPSALPSAQSHTQTLTKKREQKESEDQGAISRGVRPGIREERSARKDLQVEKNVQTETIKQEKLTDTEQEPESDQMEVKEEDQRDRERRQTGRKRKHEEVEDEGGDSPTDTSDRQTNQNTEPAPHPDTVKDSSKGSKPKLDLNPAPVKTPLKATVSVQNPVTESVPGEKPVTGPLPVKVPITGPLPVKVPITGPLPVKVPVTGPVPVKVPLTGPLPVTPPVTGSLPVKVPITGPLPVTPPVTGSLPVKVPVTGPLPVKTPVKGLVSTKTLVTGLAPVKGPAATQPSVAEPVTPVPGPADVKMSVKGQVSTKTPVTGPVPVQTPVTGPVSVQTPVTGPVPVKTPATGPASTKTQETGPVSVQTPVTGPVPVKAPATELISTQTPVTELVLTRKPVTGPVPVKCPVTELVLTHKPVTGPIPVKAPATGLVSTQTPVTELVLTHKPVSGTVPVKSPVTELVSAQMPMKGLVLTHKPVTGPVLAQSPATGPVPEVQSQRLPEPQRDLQSNQEDFCENMSTQSDNQSALSSLSSQSPPSSPFIASSSENPPPLLPAQAAHPTDLSLPPQHEAAKADKTPSDSQHATEAEAEPVYQSGDESESQSLGGPWEMKAWPEGRQVLTHLVEGFVIQEGLQPFPVNRSSLLVPEQVPKPQEVNGTNGRPALPASEPVKPTEPSTDSEEEDGGDTGDLGNKSGHRDRTVLHCQFCGKRGHAHNFMRSKRFCSTSCARGFNVRLTKRLRALSAGSRSERPRPALNRAESVPGKPLLLRLPRDLWSAGRREKDGKEKPAATEQKAEEEDDDLGASPHGFGEAEDDDDDGGEEDPAVAMAARMERRAARRARRASAPAVTASTPTTTFRPAPAQWSVEEVTAFIHTLPGCGDVAEAFRLQEIDGQALLLLTEDHLMTSMNIKLGPALKICAHINALKNQ, encoded by the exons ATGATGGACAAGGAGCTGGTTCAGCAGAGCCAATCAGAACAGGCCGCCAATGGCCCCGCCCCCTCCATCCCCACCACCCCGACACCCCCTCGGCTCATTCCCAACCCCATGCTCCTGGACTCCCCCGCCCCCACACTGACTCCCACCACCGCCTCCCCTCCTCCGCCGCTGACCCCCGCCCCCTCCATCTCCTTGGCCCAAGGGCCgaaggcggcggcggcggcgggggGCGGGGCCTCGTCCCCTCACACCCTCATCCCGGCTCCGCCTAAACTCACCTCCACGGCGGCCCCCACGCTGCGCACCTACTCCCGCTCCCTCCTGCCCTCCCCGGCCTCCAGGGcgtctccttcctcctcctctgttgtCACAGCGACCGCAGCTTCACCCGTGGCCTCGTCTTCGTCGGCCGCGACACACGGCAGCACCACGACCTCCACCAAGACGTCCAGCGGCCTGACCAACGGGAACGCCCGGGGGGGGCCCACCTCCCCGCCCATCACGCCGTTTCACACCCCGGCCAGCCCACCTGGCCGCCAG GCGCAACAGCCTCACCCTGTGGGCACACCTGGTCTGGCACGAGCCAATCAGATCGCCTCACCTCTCAGGCAGAGGGTTTCCCAGCAGACTTTGCTCCTGGGGAAAGGCCTCAAAGGGTCGGGGCAGGACCAGGTGCTGCTGAGAGCTCAGatg CTCATTCTTACGTCTGCTATGCGACCTGCACAGCcgccctcttcctcctcctcctcttcctcctccgtcCCCTCCTCTAGCCCCGCCTCCGCCCAG CTCCAGAGCCTCACCTTGAGGCCTCCTCCCCCCGGGACCCTCACCATCCCCCCGTCCCTGCGGCTGAAGCCTTCCTCCATGGCGCCGCCGCCCCTCTCTCGGCCCGGCGCCCCCGTCTTCCCCCCGCTCAGGCCGCGACCGCAGCCCAGCGCCACGGCAACCGAGAGTCCGACCGCGCCCGGCCGCCATCGTTCCGTTCTGCCTCCAA CTCTCTACTCTCCGGTCCGGGCCGTCCCTCTTCGACCCAGGCTTCACTCTCCCAGCAGTCACAGAGCAACAACCCCTCGACAATCCCTCCACCCCATCGCTGCGGCTCCCTCCAGTCAGGTCACATCTGTCAGTAAGCAGCTGACTGGGCTAAAGAGCTCTCCGTTAACTCAAACCGTTCTGGGTCCAAGCCCGTCCCAACACAGCCTGTTATCTTCCTCCAACCACTTTGAGCGCTCACCGTCTGCAGCGAGGCAGCTACAGATGATCGCCCTTTCCTCCAGTCAGCAGCCACAGGCAGGAACGTACGTCCACCCTGCGGCGCAGTCCAAGCCCGCCGAGCTGCCTGAGCGTTCCAGCCAATCAAAGAAGACCGCAAACAAGGACGACTTGAATCCTCTTCCTTTGAGTCCCTCTGCTTTGCCTTCTGCTCAATCTCACACACAAACTCTGACCAAGAAGAGAGAGCAGAAGGAGAGTGAAGATCAAGGAGCCATAAGCCGAGGAGTGAGACCAGGAATCAGAGAGGAACGGAGCGCCCGTAAAGACCTCCAGGTGgagaaaaatgtccaaacagaGACGATAAAGCAGGAGAAGCTCACTGACACGGAGCAGGAACCTGAATCGGATCAGATGGAGGTAAAGGAAGAAGaccagagagacagagagaggagacaaacaggaaggaaaaggaaacatgaggaggtggaggatgaAGGAGGAGATTCTCCCACGGATACATCAGACCGCCAGACCAACCAGAACACAGAACCGGCTCCACATCCGGACACCGTTAAAGACTCAAGCAAGGGATCAAAACCCAAACTGGATCTCAATCCAGCACCAGTAAAAACTCCATTAAAAGCAACAGTTTCAGTCCAGAATCCAGTAACAGAATCCGTTCCAGGTGAAAAACCAGTAACAGGTCCACTTCCTGTTAAGGTTCCGATAACAGGTCCACTTCCTGTTAAGGTTCCGATAACAGGTCCACTTCCTGTTAAGGTTCCGGTAACAGGTCCAGTTCCTGTTAAGGTTCCTTTAACAGGTCCACTTCCTGTTACACCTCCAGTAACAG GTTCACTTCCTGTTAAGGTTCCGATAACAGGTCCACTTCCTGTTACACCTCCAGTAACAGGTTCACTTCCTGTTAAGGTTCCGGTAACAGGTCCACTTCCTGTTAAAACTCCAGTAAAAGGACTGGTTTCCACTAAAACACTGGTAACAGGACTAGCACCAGTAAAAGGACCGGCTGCAACCCAACCTTCAGTAGCAGAACCAGTAACACCAGTACCAGGACCAGCTGATGTTAAAATGTCAGTAAAAGGACAGGTTTCGACTAAAACTCCAGTAACTGGACCAGTTCCAGTTCAAACTCCAGTGACTGGACCAGTTTCAGTCCAAACTCCAGTAACTGGACCAGTTCCAGTCAAAACACCGGCAACAGGACCAGCTTCAACCAAAACTCAAGAAACAGGACCAGTTTCAGTCCAAACTCCAGTAACAGGACCAGTCCCAGTTAAAGCTCCTGCAACAGAACTGATTTCAACCCAAACACCAGTAACAGAGCTAGTTCTGACCCGTAAACCAGTAACAGGACCAGTTCCAGTTAAATGTCCTGTAACAGAACTAGTTCTGACCCATAAACCAGTTACTGGACCAATTCCAGTTAAAGCTCCTGCAACAGGACTAGTTTCAACCCAAACACCAGTAACAGAACTGGTTCTGACCCATAAACCAGTATCAGGAACTGTTCCAGTTAAATCTCCAGTAACAGAACTAGTTTCAGCCCAAATGCCAATGAAAGGATTAGTTCTGACCCATAAACCAGTAACAGGACCAGTTCTGGCCCAATCACCAGCAACAGGACCGGTTCCTGAGGTCCAAAGCCAGAGGCTGCCAGAACCTCAACGGGACCTTCAGTCCAACCAGGAGGACTTCTGTGAGAACATGTCGACCCAGTCCGACAATCAGTCAG CGTTGTCCAGCCTCTCCTCCCAgtctcctccctcctccccctTCATCGCCTCCTCATCAGAGAACCCTCCCCCCCTGCTCCCCGCTCAGGCCGCCCACCCCACCGACCTCAGCCTGCCGCCGCAGCACGAGGCGGCGAAGGCTGACAAAACGCCATCGGATTCCCAGCATGCGACAGAAGCCGAGGCTGAACCCGTCTACCAATCAGGCGATGAGTCTGAGAGCCAATCGCTGGGCGGCCCCTGGGAGATGAAGGCGTGGCCTGAGGGGCGACAGGTTCTGACTCACCTGGTGGAGGGATTCGTCATCCAGGAGGGTCTGCAACCATTTCCT GTGAACCGGTCCTCCCTGCTGGTACCGGAGCAGGTGCCCAAACCCCAGGAGGTGAACGGGACCAACGGGAGGCCGGCGCTGCCCGCATCAGAACCCGTGAAGCCGACGGAGCCGTCCACAGACTCGGAGGAAGAGGACGGCGGAGACACCGGCGACCTGGGGAACA AGTCGGGCCACAGAGACCGGACGGTGCTGCACTGTCAGTTCTGCGGGAAGCGAGGCCACGCGCACAACTTCATGCGCTCCAAACGGTTCTGCTCCACTTCCTGCGCGCGCGG TTTCAATGTCCGGCTGACGAAGCGCCTGAGGGCCCTGAGCGCCGGCAGCCGGTCCGAGAGGCCCCGACCCGCTCTGAACCGGGCCGAGTCGGTACCGGGGAAACCTCTGCTGCTGCGCCTG CCCCGGGACCTCTGGAGCGCCGGGCGCCGCGAGAAAGACGGGAAGGAGAAGCCGGCGGCGACAGAGCAGAAGGCCGAGGAGGAAGACGACGACCTGGGGGCGTCCCCGCACGGCTTTGGAGAGGCGGaggacgacgacgacgacggaggagaggaggatcctgctgttgccatggcagccaGGATGGAGCGGCGGGCGGCGCGGCGCGCGCGCAGGGCGTCGGCGCCGGCCGTCACGGCCTCGACCCCGACCACCACGTTCCGGCCCGCCCCGGCCCAGTGGAGCGTGGAGGAGGTGACGGCCTTCATCCACACGCTGCCGG
- the phc3 gene encoding polyhomeotic-like protein 3 isoform X13, whose protein sequence is MMDKELVQQSQSEQAANGPAPSIPTTPTPPRLIPNPMLLDSPAPTLTPTTASPPPPLTPAPSISLAQGPKAAAAAGGGASSPHTLIPAPPKLTSTAAPTLRTYSRSLLPSPASRASPSSSSVVTATAASPVASSSSAATHGSTTTSTKTSSGLTNGNARGGPTSPPITPFHTPASPPGRQAQQPHPVGTPGLARANQIASPLRQRVSQQTLLLGKGLKGSGQDQVLLRAQMLILTSAMRPAQPPSSSSSSSSSVPSSSPASAQLQSLTLRPPPPGTLTIPPSLRLKPSSMAPPPLSRPGAPVFPPLRPRPQPSATATESPTAPGRHRSVLPPTLYSPVRAVPLRPRLHSPSSHRATTPRQSLHPIAAAPSSQVTSVSKQLTGLKSSPLTQTVLGPSPSQHSLLSSSNHFERSPSAARQLQMIALSSSQQPQAGTYVHPAAQSKPAELPERSSQSKKTANKDDLNPLPLSPSALPSAQSHTQTLTKKREQKESEDQGAISRGVRPGIREERSARKDLQVEKNVQTETIKQEKLTDTEQEPESDQMEVKEEDQRDRERRQTGRKRKHEEVEDEGGDSPTDTSDRQTNQNTEPAPHPDTVKDSSKGSKPKLDLNPAPVKTPLKATVSVQNPVTESVPGEKPVTGPLPVKVPITGPLPVKVPVTGSLPVKVPITGPLPVTPPVTGSLPVKVPVTGPLPVKTPVKGLVSTKTLVTGLAPVKGPAATQPSVAEPVTPVPGPADVKMSVKGQVSTKTPVTGPVPVQTPVTGPVSVQTPVTGPVPVKTPATGPASTKTQETGPVSVQTPVTGPVPVKAPATELISTQTPVTELVLTRKPVTGPVPVKCPVTELVLTHKPVTGPIPVKAPATGLVSTQTPVTELVLTHKPVSGTVPVKSPVTELVSAQMPMKGLVLTHKPVTGPVLAQSPATGPVPEVQSQRLPEPQRDLQSNQEDFCENMSTQSDNQSALSSLSSQSPPSSPFIASSSENPPPLLPAQAAHPTDLSLPPQHEAAKADKTPSDSQHATEAEAEPVYQSGDESESQSLGGPWEMKAWPEGRQVLTHLVEGFVIQEGLQPFPVNRSSLLVPEQVPKPQEVNGTNGRPALPASEPVKPTEPSTDSEEEDGGDTGDLGNKSGHRDRTVLHCQFCGKRGHAHNFMRSKRFCSTSCARGFNVRLTKRLRALSAGSRSERPRPALNRAESVPGKPLLLRLPRDLWSAGRREKDGKEKPAATEQKAEEEDDDLGASPHGFGEAEDDDDDGGEEDPAVAMAARMERRAARRARRASAPAVTASTPTTTFRPAPAQWSVEEVTAFIHTLPGCGDVAEAFRLQEIDGQALLLLTEDHLMTSMNIKLGPALKICAHINALKNQ, encoded by the exons ATGATGGACAAGGAGCTGGTTCAGCAGAGCCAATCAGAACAGGCCGCCAATGGCCCCGCCCCCTCCATCCCCACCACCCCGACACCCCCTCGGCTCATTCCCAACCCCATGCTCCTGGACTCCCCCGCCCCCACACTGACTCCCACCACCGCCTCCCCTCCTCCGCCGCTGACCCCCGCCCCCTCCATCTCCTTGGCCCAAGGGCCgaaggcggcggcggcggcgggggGCGGGGCCTCGTCCCCTCACACCCTCATCCCGGCTCCGCCTAAACTCACCTCCACGGCGGCCCCCACGCTGCGCACCTACTCCCGCTCCCTCCTGCCCTCCCCGGCCTCCAGGGcgtctccttcctcctcctctgttgtCACAGCGACCGCAGCTTCACCCGTGGCCTCGTCTTCGTCGGCCGCGACACACGGCAGCACCACGACCTCCACCAAGACGTCCAGCGGCCTGACCAACGGGAACGCCCGGGGGGGGCCCACCTCCCCGCCCATCACGCCGTTTCACACCCCGGCCAGCCCACCTGGCCGCCAG GCGCAACAGCCTCACCCTGTGGGCACACCTGGTCTGGCACGAGCCAATCAGATCGCCTCACCTCTCAGGCAGAGGGTTTCCCAGCAGACTTTGCTCCTGGGGAAAGGCCTCAAAGGGTCGGGGCAGGACCAGGTGCTGCTGAGAGCTCAGatg CTCATTCTTACGTCTGCTATGCGACCTGCACAGCcgccctcttcctcctcctcctcttcctcctccgtcCCCTCCTCTAGCCCCGCCTCCGCCCAG CTCCAGAGCCTCACCTTGAGGCCTCCTCCCCCCGGGACCCTCACCATCCCCCCGTCCCTGCGGCTGAAGCCTTCCTCCATGGCGCCGCCGCCCCTCTCTCGGCCCGGCGCCCCCGTCTTCCCCCCGCTCAGGCCGCGACCGCAGCCCAGCGCCACGGCAACCGAGAGTCCGACCGCGCCCGGCCGCCATCGTTCCGTTCTGCCTCCAA CTCTCTACTCTCCGGTCCGGGCCGTCCCTCTTCGACCCAGGCTTCACTCTCCCAGCAGTCACAGAGCAACAACCCCTCGACAATCCCTCCACCCCATCGCTGCGGCTCCCTCCAGTCAGGTCACATCTGTCAGTAAGCAGCTGACTGGGCTAAAGAGCTCTCCGTTAACTCAAACCGTTCTGGGTCCAAGCCCGTCCCAACACAGCCTGTTATCTTCCTCCAACCACTTTGAGCGCTCACCGTCTGCAGCGAGGCAGCTACAGATGATCGCCCTTTCCTCCAGTCAGCAGCCACAGGCAGGAACGTACGTCCACCCTGCGGCGCAGTCCAAGCCCGCCGAGCTGCCTGAGCGTTCCAGCCAATCAAAGAAGACCGCAAACAAGGACGACTTGAATCCTCTTCCTTTGAGTCCCTCTGCTTTGCCTTCTGCTCAATCTCACACACAAACTCTGACCAAGAAGAGAGAGCAGAAGGAGAGTGAAGATCAAGGAGCCATAAGCCGAGGAGTGAGACCAGGAATCAGAGAGGAACGGAGCGCCCGTAAAGACCTCCAGGTGgagaaaaatgtccaaacagaGACGATAAAGCAGGAGAAGCTCACTGACACGGAGCAGGAACCTGAATCGGATCAGATGGAGGTAAAGGAAGAAGaccagagagacagagagaggagacaaacaggaaggaaaaggaaacatgaggaggtggaggatgaAGGAGGAGATTCTCCCACGGATACATCAGACCGCCAGACCAACCAGAACACAGAACCGGCTCCACATCCGGACACCGTTAAAGACTCAAGCAAGGGATCAAAACCCAAACTGGATCTCAATCCAGCACCAGTAAAAACTCCATTAAAAGCAACAGTTTCAGTCCAGAATCCAGTAACAGAATCCGTTCCAGGTGAAAAACCAGTAACAG GTCCACTTCCTGTTAAGGTTCCGATAACAGGTCCACTTCCTGTTAAGGTTCCGGTAACAG GTTCACTTCCTGTTAAGGTTCCGATAACAGGTCCACTTCCTGTTACACCTCCAGTAACAGGTTCACTTCCTGTTAAGGTTCCGGTAACAGGTCCACTTCCTGTTAAAACTCCAGTAAAAGGACTGGTTTCCACTAAAACACTGGTAACAGGACTAGCACCAGTAAAAGGACCGGCTGCAACCCAACCTTCAGTAGCAGAACCAGTAACACCAGTACCAGGACCAGCTGATGTTAAAATGTCAGTAAAAGGACAGGTTTCGACTAAAACTCCAGTAACTGGACCAGTTCCAGTTCAAACTCCAGTGACTGGACCAGTTTCAGTCCAAACTCCAGTAACTGGACCAGTTCCAGTCAAAACACCGGCAACAGGACCAGCTTCAACCAAAACTCAAGAAACAGGACCAGTTTCAGTCCAAACTCCAGTAACAGGACCAGTCCCAGTTAAAGCTCCTGCAACAGAACTGATTTCAACCCAAACACCAGTAACAGAGCTAGTTCTGACCCGTAAACCAGTAACAGGACCAGTTCCAGTTAAATGTCCTGTAACAGAACTAGTTCTGACCCATAAACCAGTTACTGGACCAATTCCAGTTAAAGCTCCTGCAACAGGACTAGTTTCAACCCAAACACCAGTAACAGAACTGGTTCTGACCCATAAACCAGTATCAGGAACTGTTCCAGTTAAATCTCCAGTAACAGAACTAGTTTCAGCCCAAATGCCAATGAAAGGATTAGTTCTGACCCATAAACCAGTAACAGGACCAGTTCTGGCCCAATCACCAGCAACAGGACCGGTTCCTGAGGTCCAAAGCCAGAGGCTGCCAGAACCTCAACGGGACCTTCAGTCCAACCAGGAGGACTTCTGTGAGAACATGTCGACCCAGTCCGACAATCAGTCAG CGTTGTCCAGCCTCTCCTCCCAgtctcctccctcctccccctTCATCGCCTCCTCATCAGAGAACCCTCCCCCCCTGCTCCCCGCTCAGGCCGCCCACCCCACCGACCTCAGCCTGCCGCCGCAGCACGAGGCGGCGAAGGCTGACAAAACGCCATCGGATTCCCAGCATGCGACAGAAGCCGAGGCTGAACCCGTCTACCAATCAGGCGATGAGTCTGAGAGCCAATCGCTGGGCGGCCCCTGGGAGATGAAGGCGTGGCCTGAGGGGCGACAGGTTCTGACTCACCTGGTGGAGGGATTCGTCATCCAGGAGGGTCTGCAACCATTTCCT GTGAACCGGTCCTCCCTGCTGGTACCGGAGCAGGTGCCCAAACCCCAGGAGGTGAACGGGACCAACGGGAGGCCGGCGCTGCCCGCATCAGAACCCGTGAAGCCGACGGAGCCGTCCACAGACTCGGAGGAAGAGGACGGCGGAGACACCGGCGACCTGGGGAACA AGTCGGGCCACAGAGACCGGACGGTGCTGCACTGTCAGTTCTGCGGGAAGCGAGGCCACGCGCACAACTTCATGCGCTCCAAACGGTTCTGCTCCACTTCCTGCGCGCGCGG TTTCAATGTCCGGCTGACGAAGCGCCTGAGGGCCCTGAGCGCCGGCAGCCGGTCCGAGAGGCCCCGACCCGCTCTGAACCGGGCCGAGTCGGTACCGGGGAAACCTCTGCTGCTGCGCCTG CCCCGGGACCTCTGGAGCGCCGGGCGCCGCGAGAAAGACGGGAAGGAGAAGCCGGCGGCGACAGAGCAGAAGGCCGAGGAGGAAGACGACGACCTGGGGGCGTCCCCGCACGGCTTTGGAGAGGCGGaggacgacgacgacgacggaggagaggaggatcctgctgttgccatggcagccaGGATGGAGCGGCGGGCGGCGCGGCGCGCGCGCAGGGCGTCGGCGCCGGCCGTCACGGCCTCGACCCCGACCACCACGTTCCGGCCCGCCCCGGCCCAGTGGAGCGTGGAGGAGGTGACGGCCTTCATCCACACGCTGCCGG